A section of the Acidobacterium capsulatum ATCC 51196 genome encodes:
- a CDS encoding vitamin B12-dependent ribonucleotide reductase, with product MADVKTVPASTSQAQPQAQPHTASTPALRFGRLFSRPGVSPYDEVQWESRTAAITDAAGKTIFEQKDVEIPVDWSMTATNIVASKYLHGPLNTPERESGVRQLVSRVAETVRDWGIKGGYFASEEDAAIFHDELAHLLITQKAAFNSPVWFNVGCDRLEPKSDAQNWHWNPHTCAVEFSVTGYRNPQCSACFINAVDDSLDSILTLAKTEGMLFKWGSGTGTNLSPIRGSMEQLSGGGTASGPLSFMRGFDAFAGVIKSGGKTRRAAKMVILNVDHPDIVDFIECKMKEEAKAWALMREGYDGSSGPDSEAYSSIFFQNANNSVRVNDEFMRAVEKDGEFTTRTVKDGAAVKTYKAREIMHKIAEATWQCGDPGMQYDSTINRWHTSKNSGRINASNPCSEYMFLDNSACNLASFNLLKFMTPAGTFDIRAYRHAIDVLITAMEILVDNSGYPTENIARNSHDYRPLGLGYANLGALLMALGLPYDSDAGRDFAATLTAIMCGEAYLQSSRIAEKCPPLASATPLTASVERNGGACPGFYVNREPFLDVIRMHRAEVNKIGKSKTSSEPFKVPELDALITASKECWDQALAHGEKYGYRNSQVTVLAPTGTIGFMMDCDTTGIEPDLALVKYKKLVGGGMIKIVNNTVPAALFKLGYKNEDVDAIVSYIDATGTIEGAPGIKPEHLAVFDCSFKPAKGTRSIHYLGHIKMMAATQPFLSGAISKTVNMPHDSNIDDIAEAYLESWRQGLKAVAIYRDGSKGAQPLNVSDGKGAKEIKGATADATLLAAADRVLTALATGKAAAESDVKTLATKVSEKIEVSAGQVATAASAFAATLTALAAGGVRMEDQDLNAPPRAVRHRLPEERASLTHKFALAGHEGYITVGLYPNGQPGEIFIKMAKEGSTVSGLMDSFATAISLALQHGVPLKVLCEKFAHSRFEPSGWTGNEQIGYAKSIMDYIFRWLQIRFLSGQQLSLFAGLAAPASGEGIEALSTAALSPEQHTPTRGMGATGAPQGGLLSELHATAEAGDLKMEDRGVFHAADAMKDLYDMGDAPSCHTCGAIMVRNGSCYRCMSCGSTSGCS from the coding sequence ATGGCAGACGTTAAGACCGTGCCGGCCAGCACATCGCAGGCCCAGCCCCAAGCCCAGCCCCACACTGCATCCACCCCCGCATTGCGCTTCGGCCGCCTGTTTTCCAGGCCCGGCGTTTCGCCCTATGACGAGGTGCAGTGGGAGAGCCGCACAGCCGCCATCACTGACGCCGCGGGGAAGACCATCTTTGAGCAAAAGGATGTCGAGATTCCCGTCGACTGGTCGATGACGGCCACCAACATCGTCGCCAGCAAATATCTGCATGGCCCCCTCAACACGCCCGAGCGCGAAAGCGGCGTGCGTCAGTTGGTCAGCCGCGTGGCTGAGACCGTGCGCGACTGGGGCATCAAGGGCGGCTACTTTGCTTCAGAAGAAGACGCGGCCATCTTCCACGATGAGTTGGCGCACCTGCTCATCACCCAGAAAGCGGCCTTCAACTCGCCCGTCTGGTTCAATGTGGGCTGCGACCGGCTGGAGCCGAAGTCTGACGCCCAAAACTGGCACTGGAACCCCCACACCTGCGCCGTCGAGTTCTCCGTCACCGGCTACCGCAATCCGCAGTGCTCGGCCTGCTTCATTAATGCCGTCGATGACTCGCTCGACTCCATCCTGACGCTCGCCAAGACCGAAGGCATGCTCTTCAAGTGGGGCTCCGGCACCGGCACCAACCTCTCGCCCATTCGCGGCTCCATGGAGCAGCTCTCCGGCGGCGGCACCGCCTCCGGCCCGCTCAGCTTCATGCGCGGCTTTGATGCCTTTGCCGGCGTCATCAAGTCCGGCGGCAAGACGCGCCGCGCCGCCAAAATGGTCATCCTCAATGTGGACCACCCCGACATCGTCGACTTCATCGAGTGCAAGATGAAGGAGGAAGCCAAGGCCTGGGCGCTCATGCGCGAGGGCTATGACGGCTCCTCCGGCCCTGATTCCGAGGCCTACAGCTCCATCTTCTTCCAGAACGCCAACAACTCCGTGCGCGTCAATGACGAGTTCATGCGCGCCGTCGAGAAGGACGGCGAGTTCACCACCCGCACCGTCAAAGATGGCGCGGCCGTCAAGACCTACAAGGCCCGCGAAATCATGCACAAGATCGCCGAAGCCACCTGGCAGTGCGGCGACCCCGGCATGCAGTATGACTCCACCATTAACAGGTGGCACACGTCCAAGAACTCGGGCCGCATCAACGCCTCCAATCCCTGCTCGGAGTACATGTTCCTCGACAACTCCGCCTGCAACCTGGCGAGCTTCAACCTGCTCAAGTTCATGACCCCGGCCGGCACCTTTGACATCCGCGCCTACCGGCATGCCATTGACGTGCTGATCACGGCCATGGAAATCCTCGTCGACAACTCCGGCTACCCCACCGAAAACATCGCGCGCAACTCGCATGACTACCGCCCACTCGGTCTCGGCTATGCAAACCTCGGCGCGCTGCTCATGGCCCTCGGCCTGCCCTATGACTCCGATGCCGGCCGCGACTTCGCCGCGACTCTCACCGCCATCATGTGCGGCGAGGCTTACCTGCAGTCCTCGCGCATTGCTGAGAAGTGCCCGCCGCTGGCTTCCGCCACGCCGCTCACCGCTTCTGTCGAGCGCAACGGCGGCGCATGCCCCGGCTTCTATGTGAATCGCGAGCCCTTCCTCGACGTCATCCGCATGCACCGCGCTGAGGTCAACAAGATCGGCAAGTCGAAGACCAGTAGCGAGCCCTTCAAAGTCCCTGAGCTCGACGCCCTCATCACCGCCAGCAAAGAATGCTGGGACCAGGCCCTCGCCCACGGCGAAAAATACGGCTACCGCAACTCGCAGGTCACCGTGCTCGCCCCCACCGGAACCATCGGCTTCATGATGGACTGCGACACCACCGGCATTGAGCCCGATCTCGCCCTCGTCAAGTACAAGAAGCTCGTCGGCGGCGGCATGATCAAGATCGTCAACAATACCGTGCCCGCCGCGCTCTTCAAGCTCGGCTACAAAAATGAAGACGTCGATGCCATCGTCAGCTACATCGACGCCACCGGAACCATCGAGGGCGCGCCCGGCATCAAGCCCGAGCACCTCGCCGTCTTTGACTGCTCCTTCAAGCCGGCCAAGGGCACGCGCTCCATTCACTATCTCGGCCACATCAAGATGATGGCCGCCACGCAGCCGTTCCTCTCCGGCGCGATCTCAAAGACCGTCAACATGCCTCATGACTCCAATATTGACGACATCGCCGAGGCCTATCTCGAGTCATGGCGTCAGGGCCTCAAGGCCGTCGCCATCTATCGCGATGGCTCCAAGGGCGCGCAGCCGCTCAACGTCTCCGACGGCAAGGGCGCCAAGGAGATCAAGGGCGCAACCGCCGATGCCACCCTGCTGGCCGCAGCCGATCGCGTGCTGACCGCACTCGCCACCGGCAAGGCCGCCGCCGAAAGCGACGTCAAGACCCTCGCCACCAAGGTCTCTGAAAAAATCGAGGTCAGCGCCGGCCAGGTAGCTACCGCCGCCAGCGCCTTCGCGGCCACGCTCACCGCGCTCGCCGCGGGCGGCGTCCGCATGGAAGACCAGGACCTCAACGCCCCGCCTCGCGCCGTGCGTCACCGTCTGCCTGAGGAGCGCGCCTCGCTCACGCACAAGTTCGCGCTCGCCGGCCACGAGGGCTACATCACCGTCGGCCTCTACCCCAACGGGCAGCCCGGCGAAATCTTCATCAAGATGGCCAAGGAAGGCTCCACCGTCTCGGGCCTCATGGACAGCTTCGCCACTGCCATCTCGCTCGCCCTGCAGCACGGCGTGCCCCTCAAGGTGCTCTGCGAGAAGTTCGCGCACAGCCGCTTTGAGCCCTCCGGCTGGACCGGCAATGAGCAGATCGGCTACGCCAAGTCCATCATGGATTACATATTCCGCTGGCTCCAGATTCGCTTCCTCTCCGGGCAGCAGCTCTCGCTCTTCGCGGGCCTTGCGGCTCCGGCCTCGGGCGAAGGAATCGAGGCGCTGAGCACGGCCGCACTGTCGCCCGAACAGCACACCCCCACGCGCGGCATGGGAGCGACCGGCGCGCCGCAGGGCGGACTGCTCTCTGAGTTGCACGCCACCGCCGAGGCCGGAGACCTGAAGATGGAAGACCGTGGCGTGTTCCACGCCGCCGACGCCATGAAGGACCTCTATGACATGGGCGACGCACCAAGCTGCCACACCTGCGGAGCCATCATGGTCCGCAACGGAAGCTGCTACCGCTGCATGAGCTGCGGCAGCACCAGCGGCTGCAGCTAA
- a CDS encoding LysR substrate-binding domain-containing protein, translating to MSSAVSTALRGNRFAVVSRWMFWPELADGRVISVLPEWTLPPMDLWLSIRRGSLPPQRLEPLSAGLRK from the coding sequence ATCTCTAGTGCCGTATCGACAGCGCTCCGCGGAAATAGATTTGCGGTAGTGTCGCGCTGGATGTTCTGGCCCGAACTTGCGGATGGAAGGGTCATTTCGGTGCTGCCGGAGTGGACTCTGCCACCGATGGATCTCTGGCTATCTATCCGTCGGGGAAGTTTACCGCCACAAAGGCTCGAGCCTTTGTCAGCTGGTTTGAGAAAGTGA
- a CDS encoding winged helix-turn-helix transcriptional regulator: protein MVTRMAEKWTLWTLAVLAEAGEPMRFSRVMEKVENVSQKSLTKALRQLERDGLVTRKVFPEVPPRVEYEATDLGQEMLEQVHPLWLWAVKNVERFQKAQASFDQR from the coding sequence ATGGTGACCCGAATGGCGGAGAAGTGGACGCTGTGGACACTCGCTGTGCTCGCCGAGGCGGGCGAACCGATGCGATTTTCACGCGTCATGGAGAAGGTGGAGAACGTAAGTCAGAAGTCACTGACGAAGGCCCTCAGGCAATTGGAGCGTGATGGGCTTGTTACACGGAAGGTATTTCCAGAAGTCCCTCCACGCGTCGAGTATGAAGCCACGGACCTGGGACAGGAGATGCTTGAGCAGGTCCATCCCCTATGGCTGTGGGCCGTGAAGAATGTGGAACGCTTTCAGAAGGCGCAAGCAAGCTTCGACCAACGGTAA
- a CDS encoding oxidoreductase, whose amino-acid sequence MNWTAQDIPSQQGRRVLITGANSGIGFHTALELARHGAEIILPARTIEKATAAADRIKQAVPNAQIVPEVLDLADLSSVRAFAERILRLYPQPSLDLLINNAGVMAIPKRQLTPDGYERQFATNYLGPFALTARLFRAVKPVSGSRIVIVSSSANRVGRIDFENLQSERRYSPTSGAYAQSKLADSIFAIELQRRLTASHSPIIATAAHPGIAITNLQKSGPGETSLLNPTRIMTALLKPFFTHDASHAALPTLYAATAPDATPGGYYGPNGFQELKGAPAEARIPRMALDPAIAARLWQVSEQLTGIEFPIA is encoded by the coding sequence ATGAATTGGACCGCTCAGGACATCCCTTCGCAGCAAGGTCGCCGCGTTCTGATTACCGGAGCCAACAGCGGCATCGGCTTCCATACCGCCCTTGAGCTAGCCCGCCATGGTGCAGAGATTATCCTGCCTGCGCGAACGATCGAGAAGGCAACGGCAGCCGCTGACAGAATCAAGCAAGCTGTCCCGAACGCACAGATCGTGCCCGAGGTCCTTGACCTGGCAGACCTGAGTTCCGTACGCGCCTTCGCCGAGCGAATCCTGCGGCTCTATCCGCAGCCCTCGCTTGATCTGCTCATCAACAATGCCGGAGTAATGGCCATTCCAAAGCGACAGCTCACACCGGATGGCTATGAGCGCCAGTTCGCTACGAACTACCTGGGCCCGTTTGCGCTCACCGCGCGGCTCTTCCGTGCGGTCAAGCCCGTATCGGGCTCCCGCATCGTCATCGTCTCGTCAAGCGCCAATAGAGTGGGCAGAATCGACTTCGAAAACCTGCAGTCCGAACGGCGGTACAGCCCGACGAGTGGAGCCTATGCGCAGTCCAAGTTGGCAGATTCCATCTTCGCCATCGAACTGCAACGCCGCCTCACAGCTTCTCATTCCCCAATCATCGCAACGGCGGCCCATCCGGGCATTGCGATTACAAACCTGCAGAAAAGTGGCCCCGGCGAAACCTCTCTGCTAAACCCGACGCGCATCATGACCGCGCTGCTCAAGCCATTCTTCACACACGACGCATCTCACGCTGCTCTACCCACGCTCTATGCTGCAACCGCTCCGGATGCCACACCGGGAGGCTATTACGGCCCAAATGGATTTCAGGAGTTGAAGGGAGCACCCGCCGAAGCCAGAATCCCACGCATGGCGCTTGATCCCGCTATCGCTGCTCGACTTTGGCAGGTTAGTGAGCAGCTCACCGGGATTGAGTTCCCAATTGCCTGA
- a CDS encoding tetratricopeptide repeat protein: MNYRSLLCISLVAAWLPLCMAQTSSAPAAPGPSLSQAQADLHHGKNADAIAVLEKLAAANPAQPGVQHALGLAFYRTGRLPQAKEAFEKAIAQNPKDIESVQLEGLTLFRMGQPKAAIPYLEKAKQWMPTANADASHVLGLCYMNAQQFDDARRAFAAEYDLPPDSAAAHLILAQMLMLSNLTDQGAAEAQKALALQPGLPMAHFLIGEVDLFKSQVDEAVQQLQAEQKINPTYPPVYSRLGDAYFRIGKYDQAEQALLKSLALSTSSTGPFILMGKVLLRKQDPETAAMYLRHAEQMDPASFITHTLLGQAYRRMGDEADARKEFEAAEKLQNASRLHLGAIQ, from the coding sequence GTGAATTATCGTTCCCTGCTCTGCATCTCTCTGGTGGCGGCGTGGTTGCCACTCTGCATGGCGCAAACCTCCTCCGCACCGGCTGCACCGGGCCCATCACTGTCTCAGGCGCAGGCCGATCTGCATCACGGCAAGAATGCCGATGCCATTGCGGTGCTCGAGAAGCTGGCCGCGGCGAACCCGGCACAACCGGGAGTGCAGCACGCGCTCGGCCTGGCTTTTTACCGCACCGGCCGGCTGCCGCAGGCAAAAGAAGCCTTTGAGAAGGCGATTGCGCAGAATCCCAAAGATATCGAGTCCGTCCAGTTGGAGGGCCTTACGCTCTTTCGCATGGGCCAGCCCAAGGCTGCGATTCCTTATCTTGAAAAGGCGAAGCAATGGATGCCCACCGCCAATGCCGACGCGAGCCACGTGCTCGGGCTCTGCTACATGAATGCACAGCAGTTTGACGATGCGCGCCGGGCCTTTGCCGCGGAGTATGATCTGCCGCCTGACTCCGCTGCGGCTCATCTCATCCTGGCGCAGATGTTGATGCTCTCAAACCTCACCGACCAGGGAGCGGCCGAGGCGCAGAAGGCGCTCGCGCTGCAACCGGGGCTGCCGATGGCGCACTTTCTTATCGGCGAGGTGGACTTGTTCAAGTCTCAAGTGGATGAAGCGGTGCAGCAGTTGCAGGCCGAGCAGAAGATCAACCCGACGTATCCCCCTGTTTATTCGCGGCTGGGCGATGCCTACTTTCGCATTGGCAAGTACGACCAGGCCGAGCAGGCACTGTTGAAGTCACTGGCGCTCAGCACTTCGAGCACCGGTCCGTTCATTCTGATGGGCAAAGTGCTGCTGCGCAAGCAGGACCCGGAAACGGCGGCGATGTATCTGCGCCATGCCGAGCAGATGGATCCCGCAAGCTTTATCACGCACACTCTGCTGGGGCAGGCCTACCGCCGCATGGGAGATGAGGCGGATGCGAGGAAAGAGTTTGAAGCGGCGGAAAAGCTGCAGAATGCAAGCCGGCTTCATCTCGGCGCTATTCAGTAA
- a CDS encoding TonB-dependent receptor domain-containing protein — MATSSNLHFAWTKLRKPGRWMGGGIACALLCVIGVMMPRAAVAQAVYGSIFGTVTDKTGAAIPGAKVMVTDISKGTSVSVASNASGNYRVDHLIPDAYSVTVKMKGFQTTTVPSVTVNADSSPKVDVSLPVGSASQTVTVNGGTPLLQTASTDVSTVLNSRTMEQTPNLDRNLTAFELLTPGTSYLGWSVSQATNPQQSEQIEVNGQLPFATGYQLDGTDNEDPVNGVEVINPNLDAVAETKIVSQNYDAEFGNAIGGVVTVQTKSGTNHFHGSVFDYRRSSAQFARDPFTQPAGTPLPSFLHNQFGGSIGGPIKRNKLFFFGDYQGLRERTGTTIITTVPTALAHTSCTSGGNCNLSDYLNPTLGGSAALQAYDPGTDQNNPVAPANRTPFANNIIPAGRISAPAINLIKDLPMPNYGNGSIINNYVGNGAGGFNTDQWDVRVDDELSQNFHAFARYTRFDSNLNGQPVFGAAGGPGLGVGNFAGTDTTLDQSLAAGGDLSLSSHWLTDFRFGWYRLHLQELGPDANTAAGTALGIPGVNQAPLSINGGLPQFNIQIPANGANEGNNVSYGTQTDATNQLENVYQISNNWTRTLGNHTITFGGLYEYATLFNPSVQNGYLFSGNFTFNYNTTQGPGGAAGLGYASFLLGDSYSFTRTVLQNTSAASHQPRLFWFAQDQWRATRNLTISYGLRWDMVYPEAVDGKGQGGLLDFNTGAVRVAGYGGFNNALNVKMKYTHLAPRVGIAWQVLPHTVVRAGYGREYGMGWSGNTFGDVLTYSYPVAVEQNNNAAQSYGWALNLTNGPSAVNFPAIPANGLYPLPNNIQESSRPLTMRVPTLDAWNLTVQQQLTRSSSLQIAYVGSHGIHNQFDSSNQANNNTQTLAGFNCYAQGTCSLAQVPKDPVTGQPYTLNERLPYYDGTAQKYLGVGYGSAFGWTQQFRYNANEATTSYNALQVVFNKHFSNSFQFMANYTWSKARAHESEYFFINPAEDYGNSYYNRPQQFLANGNWDLPFGHGHRIGAHVPGWVNQIIGGFSINGVLTAEDGLPFTPTYAECGQDEDIDTGGTLCRPNAIGPHVNYGLGKQGFNPVAHNERYFTPVAPLTVNGQANGIYVRPAPGTFGQIERNSLYGPGYFDTDASVAKNFFLAKAYKLQLTAQFYNLFNHPNLNEPSNCIDCSTGGLVTDVVPNQVGTSMRAVQFAARLQF, encoded by the coding sequence ATGGCAACGAGCAGCAATCTTCACTTTGCGTGGACCAAACTCAGGAAGCCAGGCCGCTGGATGGGCGGGGGGATCGCCTGCGCTCTGTTATGCGTGATCGGAGTCATGATGCCACGGGCCGCGGTGGCGCAGGCCGTTTATGGATCGATTTTTGGCACCGTGACCGATAAGACCGGTGCGGCCATTCCGGGCGCGAAGGTGATGGTGACCGACATCTCCAAGGGAACCTCGGTTTCGGTGGCCTCGAATGCGAGCGGCAACTACCGGGTGGATCATCTGATTCCGGACGCCTACAGTGTCACGGTCAAGATGAAGGGCTTTCAGACCACGACGGTGCCCAGCGTGACGGTGAATGCCGATTCGTCGCCCAAGGTGGACGTGTCGCTTCCGGTTGGCTCGGCCAGCCAGACGGTGACGGTGAACGGGGGCACGCCGCTGCTGCAGACGGCCAGCACGGATGTTTCGACGGTGCTGAACTCGCGGACGATGGAGCAGACCCCCAACCTGGACCGCAACCTGACGGCTTTTGAACTGCTGACGCCGGGCACCTCTTACCTGGGCTGGAGCGTCAGCCAGGCGACTAATCCGCAGCAGAGCGAGCAGATTGAGGTGAACGGCCAGTTGCCGTTCGCCACCGGTTATCAGCTCGATGGTACGGACAATGAAGATCCAGTCAACGGCGTCGAAGTGATCAATCCGAACCTGGACGCGGTGGCTGAAACAAAAATCGTCTCGCAGAATTACGATGCCGAATTTGGAAACGCGATCGGCGGCGTGGTCACGGTGCAGACCAAATCGGGTACGAATCACTTTCACGGCTCGGTTTTCGATTATCGCCGGTCGTCTGCGCAGTTTGCGCGCGATCCGTTCACGCAGCCTGCCGGAACGCCGCTGCCCTCTTTTCTGCACAACCAATTCGGCGGCTCTATCGGTGGCCCGATCAAGCGGAACAAGCTGTTCTTCTTTGGCGACTATCAGGGGCTTCGCGAGCGGACGGGAACGACCATCATCACGACGGTGCCGACCGCGCTGGCGCATACGAGTTGCACCTCGGGCGGTAACTGCAATCTGAGCGATTATCTGAATCCCACGCTGGGCGGTTCGGCTGCGTTGCAGGCTTATGATCCGGGCACGGACCAGAACAATCCCGTCGCTCCGGCGAATCGCACGCCGTTTGCGAACAATATTATTCCGGCCGGGCGGATTTCCGCGCCGGCGATCAACCTGATCAAAGATCTGCCGATGCCGAATTATGGGAACGGGTCGATCATCAACAACTATGTGGGAAATGGCGCCGGCGGGTTTAATACGGACCAGTGGGACGTGCGTGTGGACGATGAGCTGAGCCAGAACTTTCATGCCTTTGCCCGGTACACGCGCTTCGACTCCAACCTGAACGGCCAGCCGGTCTTTGGCGCGGCGGGCGGCCCGGGGCTTGGAGTGGGCAACTTTGCGGGCACTGACACGACGCTGGACCAGAGCCTCGCGGCGGGCGGCGACCTTTCGCTGTCGAGCCACTGGCTCACGGACTTCCGCTTTGGCTGGTACCGCCTGCACCTGCAGGAACTGGGGCCGGATGCGAACACAGCCGCGGGCACGGCGCTCGGCATTCCGGGCGTGAACCAGGCGCCACTTAGCATCAACGGGGGCCTGCCGCAGTTCAACATTCAAATTCCAGCGAATGGAGCCAATGAAGGCAACAACGTCAGCTACGGCACTCAGACCGACGCCACCAACCAACTTGAGAATGTGTATCAGATATCGAACAACTGGACCCGTACGCTTGGGAACCACACGATCACGTTTGGAGGGTTATATGAGTATGCGACTCTCTTCAATCCTTCCGTGCAGAACGGGTATCTGTTCTCTGGCAACTTCACCTTTAACTACAACACCACGCAGGGGCCGGGAGGAGCAGCCGGACTGGGATATGCATCCTTCCTGCTGGGAGATTCCTACAGCTTTACTCGCACGGTGCTGCAGAATACCTCGGCAGCCTCGCACCAGCCGCGGCTCTTCTGGTTTGCACAGGATCAGTGGCGCGCGACGCGCAACCTGACGATCAGCTATGGGCTGCGCTGGGACATGGTCTATCCAGAGGCCGTGGATGGCAAAGGGCAGGGCGGGTTGCTCGACTTCAACACAGGAGCTGTGCGTGTGGCCGGATATGGCGGCTTTAACAACGCCCTGAACGTGAAGATGAAGTACACGCATCTGGCGCCGCGCGTGGGGATTGCGTGGCAGGTGCTGCCCCACACCGTTGTTCGCGCCGGGTATGGGCGGGAATACGGCATGGGCTGGTCGGGCAATACCTTCGGCGATGTGCTGACTTACTCCTACCCCGTGGCGGTGGAGCAGAATAATAATGCCGCCCAGAGCTATGGATGGGCGCTGAATCTGACGAATGGCCCCTCGGCGGTCAACTTCCCCGCCATTCCCGCGAATGGGCTTTATCCGCTGCCGAACAATATTCAAGAGTCCTCGCGTCCACTGACGATGCGGGTTCCAACTCTGGATGCCTGGAACCTTACGGTGCAACAGCAACTGACTCGTTCGAGCAGCCTGCAGATTGCCTATGTGGGCAGCCACGGCATTCATAACCAGTTTGACTCGTCGAACCAGGCCAACAACAACACCCAGACGCTTGCCGGCTTCAACTGCTATGCGCAAGGCACCTGCAGTCTGGCACAGGTTCCCAAGGATCCTGTAACGGGACAGCCCTACACCCTGAATGAGCGCTTGCCCTATTACGACGGCACCGCCCAGAAGTATCTCGGAGTTGGATACGGCTCGGCGTTCGGCTGGACGCAGCAGTTCCGTTACAACGCGAATGAAGCAACCACGAGCTATAACGCGCTGCAAGTTGTCTTTAACAAGCATTTCTCCAATAGCTTCCAGTTCATGGCCAACTATACGTGGTCAAAGGCGCGGGCTCATGAGTCGGAGTACTTCTTCATCAATCCGGCTGAGGATTATGGCAACAGCTACTACAACCGGCCGCAGCAATTTCTCGCCAATGGCAACTGGGATCTACCATTTGGTCACGGCCACAGGATCGGCGCCCATGTGCCCGGCTGGGTCAACCAGATCATCGGAGGCTTCAGCATCAATGGCGTGCTGACCGCCGAAGATGGGTTGCCCTTTACACCTACCTACGCGGAATGTGGACAGGATGAAGACATTGATACGGGAGGCACGCTCTGCCGCCCGAATGCGATCGGGCCTCATGTGAACTATGGCCTGGGCAAGCAAGGGTTTAATCCAGTTGCGCACAATGAGCGCTACTTCACCCCCGTGGCTCCGTTGACGGTGAATGGACAGGCGAACGGCATTTATGTACGGCCTGCTCCGGGCACCTTTGGCCAGATTGAACGCAACTCGCTCTATGGGCCGGGCTACTTTGACACGGATGCTTCGGTCGCGAAGAATTTCTTTCTGGCCAAGGCATACAAACTGCAACTTACCGCGCAGTTCTACAACCTCTTCAATCACCCAAACCTGAATGAACCGAGTAATTGCATCGATTGCTCCACGGGAGGTCTGGTGACGGACGTAGTGCCTAATCAGGTTGGCACCTCGATGCGCGCGGTGCAATTCGCTGCCCGGCTCCAGTTTTAA